The genomic window TCGCTATTTTTGTCAGGGATTGGGATTCGACGAAGGCCGCGCAGGCGATGGGATGCAGTACCGCTCTGGCATTCCTGGATGAAGGGCGCCGCAATTCCAATTGTGAGGACATTCCGCAGCGGATTCGCACCGCTCGCTGCAGACATATCCCTTGTTTGGATCTGCTTGCGTGTGCAGGCAAAGGCCTGACACGCAACCGCTCGAGCCGAATTGCTTGCAGTCGTCCCCGGGCCCTCCAGCCGCCTTCTGCGCTCTCACGGGGCGATGCTCCGTCAAGACATCGTCTTGAACGCCAGCTGGAATTCTGAATAAAATCAGGCTTTTGCGTGTGAATGTGTCCCGAGGGACCCGTCCACGTTTTGGATGCACCGTCCGAAAACCGGGACGGGGGTCAGTCCCGGTAGCCGCGGGCCTGGAGGTGGAACAGGTGCGCGTACCGGCCGTCCTTGGCCATCAGCGCGTCGTGGCTGCCCAGCTCTTCCACCTGGCCGTTGTGCAGCACGGCGATCTGATCCGCCATCCGCACCGTCGAGAACCGGTGCGAAATCACGATGGCGATCCGGTCCGCCGCCAGCGCCTGGAACCGCTCGAACAGCGCGTGCTCCGCCTCCGCGTCGATGCTCGCCGTCGGCTCGTCCAGGATGAGCACCTCCGCGTCCTCGCGCATGAACGCCCGCGCCACCGCCAGCTTCTGCCACTGGCCCGCGCTCAGCTCCTGGCCCTTCTCGAACCAGCCGCCCAGCATCGTGTCGTACTGCTGCGGCAGCGCCGAAATCACCGGGCTGGCCCCGCCCAGGTCCGCCGCCCGGACAATGCGCTCCCGGTTCTCCAGCGACTCCACGTGGCCCAGCCCGATGTTCTCCGCCACGTTGAACTGGTAGCGCACGAAGTCCTGGAACACCGCCCCGAACCGGCTCCGCAGGTCCTCCACGTCCATGTCCCGCACGTCCACGCCCCCGTACAGGATGCTCCCCTCCGTGGGCTCGTACAGGCGCAGCAGCAGCTTCACCAGCGTGCTCTTCCCCGCCCCGTTCTCCCCCACCAGCGCCAGCTTCTGCCCCGGCCGCAGCGTCAGGTTCACCCCCCGCAGCGCCCAGGCGTCCTTCCCGGCGTAGCGGAACGACACATCCCTCAGCTCGATGGCGTTCGCGCGCCCCCGCGGCGGGGACTTCGCCGGCAGCACCCGCGGCACCTCCGCCCTCGCGGGGATGTCCAGGTACGAGAACAGGTTGCTCATGAAGAGCGCGTCCTCGTACATCGAGCCGATGCTCGTGAGGATGCCCTGGAACGCCGCCTGCCCCTGCCGGAACACCGACAGGTACAGCACCATGTCGCCCACGCTGATGCCGCCCGAGGCCGCCTTGCCCGCCATGAAGGCATAGCACCCGTAGAAGGCCCCCAGGGACAGCACCCCCAGCCCCAGCCCCCACCCCATCCGCCGCTGCGCCAGCGCCCGGTCCTCCTGGAAGAACTTCTGGAACAGGCTCCGGTAGCGCCCCAGCACCAGCGGCCCCAGGCCGAACAGCTTCACCTCCTTCACGTGGTTGTCCCGCGTGAGGATCCACTCCAGGTAGTTGAGCTTGCGCCCCTCCGGCGCCCGCCACGAGTACAGCCGGAACCCCGCCGCCGCCAGCCGCGCCTCCGCGATGAACGCCGGAATGGAGGCCAGCACCAGCACCGCCACGCTCCACGGCGACAGCGACACCAGCAGCACCGCGTACGTCGACAGCGTCACCGTGTTGCGCGCAATCGAGAACGCCTGCATCACCAGCGACAGCGGCCGGCTGTTCGCCTCGCGCCGCGCGTTCTGCATCTTGTCGTACGTGCTCGAGTCCTCGAAGTGCCGCAGCTCCAGTTGCAGCGCCTTCTGGAGGATGCGCTCATTGAGCAGGTTGCCCAGGTTGGCCCGCAGCAGCTCGCGCGTGAGCGCCAGGCTCCGCTCCACCAGCGTCGAGCCCAGCATCAGCCCGAACTCCCACGCCACCAGCTTCAGCACCTCGTGGCGCTGGGCCTCGTTCCCGCCCTGGGCCGCCGCCACCACCCCATCCACGATGAGCTTGCCCACGTAGGCGATGGCCGCCGGCAGCACCGCCGCCACCAGCGTCAGCGCGCCCAGCAGCACCGCCAGCCCGGGGCTCGCCCGCCAGAAGAGCTGAAAGGTACCCGGTAATTGTTTGAAGAGACTGCCCGCGTTCTTCAGGCGGGCCGTGAGCGGGAGCGCGGAGGATTCGGGAGCCGGGGGAGACACGGTCTGTCCTTCCTAACCCAGGAAGGCCTACCTCGCCCGTCCCGTGCCCCCTCGCTCCCCCTCTGGCGATTTCGGTTCCGTATTCCTGGAATGGACTGGAAAAACTTCATGGCTCGCGGGTTGACATCCCACCTGCCCCCCGACCGGCCTGCCAACGTTCACGGCGAATCGATTCCTTGGAGCGTTCGCCATCCAACACCCTCTACCTCCATGGTCGGCCGGAGCTTTGCAGAGGCCTCTCTCCGCTTCCCGAGGGGTGCAGTGGCTGGGGCGGGAGCGATGAGGGTGGGGACATGCGCGGAGTCATCACAGGTCGTGAGGTGGTCACCAACCTGGGGCTGATTTACCGGGAGTTCGGCGCCAGTTGCCTGGTGCGTTGCCTCTGGGTGCTCGCCATCGGCAAGTCCACCACCTTCCTCGAAGTGGCGTGCCAGCGCGGACGCTGAACAGCACAAGACCGCGAGGAACGGCGTTCCTCACGGTCTCGTTCTCACCTGCGGTCGCGCGGGCTTACGGCTCGCGGCGGTCCGCGCGGTTCGGGTCCACCGCGTCCTTGATGACCCGCTTGGCGTCCTCGATCTTCCCCTTCACGTTGCCCTTGAAGGTGTCGGCCTTTCCTTCGGCTTCGAGCTCCCGGTCACCGGTCGCCACGCCCACCGTCTCCTTCACCTTCCCCTTCAGCTTGTCGTTCCATTCACCCATGGTGTGTCCTCCTGAAGGAGCACTCTTCCGCTCTCTGCAGGAAAGGTGTGCACGCCGGTGTGGGTGAACAGGGGCGAAGAGCAGGCTTGTCTGCTCGCTCCCCCAGCGACTGCTAGTCCTCCAGGGGGGCGGGCAGGGCAGCGAGCCCTCCGTCCCGCGAGAGCACCGGCCATCGCAGCGCCTCGGCCAGCGCGCCCATGAGGTAGCCCAGCCGCCGCAGGCGCTCACGCGGCTCCGGCCCGTCCGCCTCGAAGCTCGTGGGCTCCAGGTAGGCGAGCTGCACCGAGGCCCGGCCCTGCAGCATCTCCACCCGCCCGTCGAGTTGCTCCAGCCGGGCGTGCACCGCGTCCAGAAAGGTCTCCACCCGCCCCAGCGCCTCACCGGCCTCGCCGAAGGCGCGCACCACCTCGGCCTCCGCCGCCGCCGTGGGCAGACACGCCGCCGCCGGGTACAGCGCCACGCCCGCCACCTCCACCGGGGGCCCCTCCGGCGTCAGCACCCCACGCTCCAGCCACTCCAGCAGGGGCTCCCACCCGGGCGGCGGCTCCTCGCCGCTCACGCCCCGCAGGGGCCACGCCCGGCGCGAGCCCCGGAGCACCGGCCCCCGGGGCAGCGCGGTCAGCGCGTCCCGTCCGGAGCCCGTCAGCACCTCGCGCGCGCTCGCCTGGCCCCAGCGCTCCAGCCGCTCCAGCAGCGTGAGGAAGGGCTCCGCCGTCTCCCGCCGCGCGCGCTCCTGGCGCTCGGCGTAGGCGCGCATCCGCTCCTTCACGCGCTGCCGGGCGGCCCGCACCGCCGCCACCCGCGCGCCGTGCCGTGCCATCGCCTCCGCGGCCGACGTGCCCTCGGCGAAGACGGGCCGCGCGGAGACCTCCTCCAGCACCCGCTTCACCCCGAGCCCCAGCGCCGTGAGCGCCAGCCCGCCCAGCGCGACCGGCAGAAAGATGGGCATGCGGACATTCCTCCTCGCCAGTTCCCTGGCCGGCTCGTTCCCGCTCACCTTAATGGCTTCGGGCCACGCCCCGGTATGGCCCCCTCTTGCACGCTCCTCTCCCGCCAGGCGGGCAGGCTCTCGCCACGCCCGCGCCCCGCGCGAGGCTAGCCCGCGCGGGACTGCACCACCGGCGCGGCCTCCTCCAGCGGCGGCACATACGGCCACTGCGGCAGGGGGCCCTTGCCCGCCTCGCGCGTGAGGTAGTCCGCCGCGATGTTCGCGCTCTCCATGATGGTGAGCAGCCCGCTGCCCGGGTGCGTTCCGCCGCCCACCCAGTACAGCCCCTTCACATCCGGGCTCTTCACCTTGGGGCGCAGCGGCCCCAGCTGCAGCCAGGTGTGCGAGAGGTTGAAGACGGCGCCCCGGAACACGTGGAAGTCATCCCGCCACGTCTCCGCCGTGAAGTAGCGCTCCGCGCGGAGGTGCTTGCGCACGTCCTTCAGGCCCACCTTGGCGAGCATGTCCGGAATGCGCTCGCGCAGCACCCGCTCCGTGGCGGCCCAGTCCACCTCCCGGGACGTGTTGGGCGTGGGCACCAGCACGTACAGCGTGGAGTGGCCCTGCGGCGCCCCCGAGGGGTCCGTCACGCACGGGTTGCACACGTAGAAGGGCGGGTCCTCCAAGTCGAGCACCCGGTCCTCCAGCGCGTCGCGGTCCGTGCGCCGCGCGTTCTCGGACATATAGATGAGGTGGTGCGGCAGGTCCCGGTACACCGTGTCCAGGCCGTAGTAGGCCATGAAGGTGCTGCACGAGAACTTCGCCCGCTCCAGCGCGTCGTCCGACAGGCGCGTGCCCTCGCGGATGTCCGCCGGGATGAGGTTCTGCGCCGCGTACGCCAGGTCCGCGTTCACCACCACCGCGTCCGCGTCGAGCTGCTCGCCGCTCGCCAGCCGCACCCCCACCACCCGCCCCGCGTCCACGCGCACCTGCTCCACCGCCTCGCCCATGCGGAAGGTGGCCCCCAGATCCTCCGCGCAGCGCTTCATCCCCCGCGCCAGCGCCCGGAAGCCCCCGTCCACGTGCCACACCCCGAAGGCCAGCTCCAGGAACGGAATCACCCCGAACACCGAGGAGCACGTGGTGGGGTGCAGCCCCAGGTACTTCGAGGGGTACGCCAGCGCGTACGTCACCCGGTCATCGTGGAAGAACGAGTCCAGGTGCCGGTACAGCGTCTGCCACGGCTTGAAGCGCAGCGTGGAGGCCAGGCGCCACGGGGCGTAGTAGCCCAGGCTGCCGGCGTTGGTGGCGATGAACTTCTCGTAGGCGATGCCGTACTTCTCCCGGCCCTCCGCCATCCACGCCCGCAGCGCCTGCGGCAGCGCCGGGCTGAACTTCGCCAGCTCCGCCTCCATGTGCGCGAGGTTCTTCGAGGTGTCCATGAAGGTGCCGTCCCAGAAGTGCACCCGCGTGTTCGGCTCCAGCGGGACGAGCTTCACGTAGTCCTCCATGCGCTTGCCGGCGCGCACGAAGATGCGCTCCAGCACCCCGGGCAGTTGGAGGATGGAGGGCCCCGTGTCCAGCGCGTACTCCCCGTTCGCCCCCAAGGTCAGCCCCTTCATCCGGCCCCCGGGCACCGGGTCCTTCTCCACCACGGTGACCTTCAGCCCCTGCCCGGCGAGGTTGACGGCCGCCGACAACCCGCCCGGCCCCGAGCCCACCACGATGACATGTCGCACCATGTCCCCGAGAATGCCTCGCCCCCCTGCTCCGCTCAGGAGAGGACTCCGGGAAGCCT from Stigmatella erecta includes these protein-coding regions:
- a CDS encoding CsbD family protein, whose protein sequence is MGEWNDKLKGKVKETVGVATGDRELEAEGKADTFKGNVKGKIEDAKRVIKDAVDPNRADRREP
- a CDS encoding phytoene desaturase family protein translates to MVRHVIVVGSGPGGLSAAVNLAGQGLKVTVVEKDPVPGGRMKGLTLGANGEYALDTGPSILQLPGVLERIFVRAGKRMEDYVKLVPLEPNTRVHFWDGTFMDTSKNLAHMEAELAKFSPALPQALRAWMAEGREKYGIAYEKFIATNAGSLGYYAPWRLASTLRFKPWQTLYRHLDSFFHDDRVTYALAYPSKYLGLHPTTCSSVFGVIPFLELAFGVWHVDGGFRALARGMKRCAEDLGATFRMGEAVEQVRVDAGRVVGVRLASGEQLDADAVVVNADLAYAAQNLIPADIREGTRLSDDALERAKFSCSTFMAYYGLDTVYRDLPHHLIYMSENARRTDRDALEDRVLDLEDPPFYVCNPCVTDPSGAPQGHSTLYVLVPTPNTSREVDWAATERVLRERIPDMLAKVGLKDVRKHLRAERYFTAETWRDDFHVFRGAVFNLSHTWLQLGPLRPKVKSPDVKGLYWVGGGTHPGSGLLTIMESANIAADYLTREAGKGPLPQWPYVPPLEEAAPVVQSRAG
- a CDS encoding ABC transporter ATP-binding protein, which gives rise to MSPPAPESSALPLTARLKNAGSLFKQLPGTFQLFWRASPGLAVLLGALTLVAAVLPAAIAYVGKLIVDGVVAAAQGGNEAQRHEVLKLVAWEFGLMLGSTLVERSLALTRELLRANLGNLLNERILQKALQLELRHFEDSSTYDKMQNARREANSRPLSLVMQAFSIARNTVTLSTYAVLLVSLSPWSVAVLVLASIPAFIAEARLAAAGFRLYSWRAPEGRKLNYLEWILTRDNHVKEVKLFGLGPLVLGRYRSLFQKFFQEDRALAQRRMGWGLGLGVLSLGAFYGCYAFMAGKAASGGISVGDMVLYLSVFRQGQAAFQGILTSIGSMYEDALFMSNLFSYLDIPARAEVPRVLPAKSPPRGRANAIELRDVSFRYAGKDAWALRGVNLTLRPGQKLALVGENGAGKSTLVKLLLRLYEPTEGSILYGGVDVRDMDVEDLRSRFGAVFQDFVRYQFNVAENIGLGHVESLENRERIVRAADLGGASPVISALPQQYDTMLGGWFEKGQELSAGQWQKLAVARAFMREDAEVLILDEPTASIDAEAEHALFERFQALAADRIAIVISHRFSTVRMADQIAVLHNGQVEELGSHDALMAKDGRYAHLFHLQARGYRD